The sequence TTCCTTCCAGACGAGCTGGAGCTTCTCCTCGTACGTCGGCGCGCTGTAGAGCGGGATCCAGGCGCGGAACCCCGAGGTGTGGGTGAGCAGTTGGCGGATGGTGATGTCCTGCTTGCCCGCGCCGCCGAAGTCCGGGAGGTACGAGGCGACCTTGCCCTCCAGTTCCAGCGTGCCGCGCTCGATCTGCTGCACGGCGAGGATCGACGTGAACAGCTTCGACACCGAGGCGAGGTCGAAGACCGTGTCCTCGGCCATCGCGATCTGCTGTTCCGCGGGGAACTCCACGGCGGTGTCGGTCTTCTCGTCGTACGCCGAGTAGCGCACGGCCCTGCCGATCGGCTGATGCAGGGCGACCGTACCGCCGCGGCCCGCGAGCAGCACGGCGCCCGCGTACCAGGGGTGCTTGGGGGAGGGGCCGAGGAACGCCTCGGCGTCGGTGACGAGTCGGCGCAGGGGAGCGGGGAGGAGGCCCGCGCGTTCGGCGGAGCCGTGCCGCAGGGTCGGGCGGCGGGGGCCCGCCTTGCCGCTCCCGGCCGTGCCGGGGGCCGCCGACGCGGCGGGCAGGGGTGCCAGCATCAGTGCTCCGCCCAACGCCGTCAGGCCGCGCCCCACTTGACGACGGGTCGGCCCGCCGCCCGCTCTGTCCGCCGTCGACGCCATCGATGTGTCTCCCGTCATGCCGCCTGAAAGTAACTTTCCGCCCTCGCTGTGTCCGATGAAACTTTTGTGTCGGGCGGGGGCCCTGTCAACGGTGCCGCCTCGACTCCTCACCTGCCGAGAAAACTGACGGGGCATCAGAAAAGGTCTTCCCTCGTCCGGAGGACTGCGGCATCCTGCGCCCATGCAGACGGAGCTGAGCAAGAAACTGGGAGTCGAGCACGCCCTCTTCGGCTTCACGCCGTTCCCCGCCGTCGCCGCTGCCATCAGCCGGGCCGGCGGACTCGGCGTGCTCGGCGCGGTCCGCTACACCGACCCCGACGAGCTCAAGGGAGACCTCGACTGGATGGAGTCGCATGTCGACGGAAGGCCGTACGGGCTCGACGTCGTCATGCCCGCCAAGAAGGTCGAGGGCGTCACCGAGGCCGATGTCGAGGCGATGATCCCCGAGGGGCACCGCCAGTACGTCCGGGACACCCTGGCCAAGTACGAGGTGCCCGAACTCGACGAGGGCGAGGCCTCCGGCTGGCGCATCACCGGCTGGATGGAACAGGTCGCGCGCACCCAGCTGGACGTCGCCTTCGACTATCCGATCAAGCTGCTGGCCAACGCGCTCGGCTCGCCGCCCGCCGATGTCGTCGAGCGCGCCCACGAGAAGGGCGTGCTCGTCGCCGCCCTCGCGGGCAGTGCCCGGCACGCGCGCAAGCACGCCGAGGCGGGCATCGACATCGTCGTCGCCCAGGGCTACGAGGGCGGCGGCCACACCGGTGAGATCGCCTCCATGGTGCTCACCCCCGAGGTCGTCGAGGCGGTCGCGCCCCTGCCCGTGCTCGCCGCGGGCGGCATCGGCAGCGGGCAGCAGATGGCCGCCGCGCTCACACTCGGCGCCCAGGGTGTGTGGCTCGGCTCCATATGGCTGACCACCACAGAGGCCGACATGCACTCGCGCGCCCTGACGCGGAAGCTCCTCGCCGCGGGGTCCGGCGACACGGTCCGCTCGCGCGCGCTGACCGGGAAACCCGCACGCCAGCTGCGTACCGAATGGACCGACGCCTGGGAAGACCCGAACGGACCCGGCACGCTCCCCATGCCCCTGCAGGGACTGCTGGTCGCCGAGGCCGTCTCACGGATCCAGAAGCACGAGGTGGAACCGCTGCTCGGCACCCCCGTGGGACAGATCGTCGGCCGGATGAACAGCGAACGCAGTGTCCAGGAGGTCGTCGACGACCTCACGCGCGGCTTCGAGGAGGCCGTGGACCGACTCGACCGCATTGCCGGAAGGAGCCACGAGTGAGCCAGCCCCCCAACGGCTTCTGGTCTCAGGCCACCGCCGACCCCGAGCGCATCGTGCTCGTCGCGACCGACGGCGAGGTGTGGACCGCAGGACGGCTGCACGCCGAGGCCAACCGCCTGGTCCACGGACTGCGCGCCGCCGGGCTCGAACGCGGCGACTCCTTCGCCGTCGTGCTGCCCAACGGCGTCGAGTTCCTCACCGCCCACCTCGCCGCCTCACAGGCCGGCTTCTACCTCGTACCCGTCAACCACCATCTCGTCGGCCCCGAGATCGCCTGGATCGTCGCCGACTCCGGGGCCAAGGCGCTCATCGCGCACGAGCGGTTCGGCGACGCCGCACGCCACGCGGCCGACGAGGCGAAGCTCCCCGCGGACCGGCGGTACGCGGTCGGCGCGGCCGGGGCGGCGAGCACGACCGGTTCAGCCACTGCAGCCGGTTCGGCCGGTTCGATCGAGGGGTTCCGGCCGTACGCCGACCTGCTCGACGGGCAGCCCGGGTCCGTGCCCGGGGACCGGACGCTCGGCTGGGTCATGAACTACACCTCGGGCACCACGGGCCGTCCGCGCGGCATCCGGCGTCCGCTGCCCGGCAAGCTCCCCGAGGAGACGTACCTCGGTGGTTTCCTCGGCATCTTCGGCATCAAGCCGTTCGACGGCAACGTGCATCTGGTGTGCTCGCCGCTCTACCACACGGCGGTCCTCCAGTTCGCGGGCGCGTCCCTGCACATCGGGCACCGGCTGGTGCTGATGGACAAGTGGACGCCCGAGGAGATGCTCCGGCTCATCGACACCCATCAGTGCACGCACACCCATATGGTGCCGACCCAGTTCCACCGCCTTCTGGCGTTGCCGGAGCACACCAGAGCGGCTTACGACGTGTCGTCCATGCGGCACGCCATCCATGGTGCCGCCCCGTGCCCGGACCATGTGAAACGGGCCATGATCGAGTGGTGGGGCCACAGCGTCGAGGAGTACTACGCGGCCAGCGAGGGCGGTGGGGCCTTCGCCACCGCCGAGGACTGGCTGAAGAAGCCCGGCACGGTCGGCAAGGCGTGGCCCATCAGCGAACTCGCCGTCTTCGACGACGACGGGAACAAGGTGCCGCCCGGTGAACTCGGCACCGTCTACATGAAGATGAGCACCGGCGGATTCTCGTACCACAAGGACGAGACCAAGACGCGGAAGAACCGCATCGGCGACTTCTTCACCGTCGGTGACCTGGGATACCTCGACGAGGACGGCTACCTCTTCCTCCGCGACCGCAAGATCGACATGATCATCTCGGGCGGGGTCAACATCTACCCCGCCGAGATCGAGGCCGCGCTGCTCACCCACCCCGCAGTCGCCGACGCGGCCGCCTTCGGGATTCCGCACGACGACTGGGGCGAGGCGGTGAAGGCGGTCGTCGAACCCGCACCCGGCTTCGAACCGGGCGAGGAGCTGGCCGCGGGGATCCTCGCCCACTGCGAACAGCAGCTGGCCGGATACAAACGGCCCGGGAGCGTCGACTTCATCGAGGCGATGCCACGCGATCCCAACGGAAAGCTGTACAAGCGACGCCTGCGGGACCCGTACTGGGAAGGCCGTACGCGTTCCGTATGAGGCTCGCACCCCATGTGATCCGGCCCCAAGTGATCCGACTCCATGTGATGCCAGCCCATGTGGTGCCAGCCCATGTGGTCCCGACCTGTGGGGGTCGGGACCACATGGGGCGCGTACTGCCGCGCCTACTGGTGTACGCGCACCACCCTCAGCGCGGGTGACGAGCGGATGTCCTTCTCGCAGAAGCGGGACGTCACCCACTTCTCGGCCGAGAACAGCCGGGTCTGGTCGGCGAAGTGCGCCGAGTCCGGATTCGATGACTGGGAGTACGTCAGGAGCGTACGGGCCACGGGGCAGCGGCTGCCGTCCCAGCCGACCGCCTGGATGTAGCTCGACCCGGTGGCGACCTCCGTGTACGCGCCGGTCGTCGCGTCCCACACCGGTTCGACCTTGTTCCACACGCCGAGCGACTCCGTGCCGCCCGGCACCGGGATCCGCTTGCCGCCGCGCACGACGTACTGGTTCGCTCCGAGCTTCGCGTCGAGGGCGACGCCTGCCGCGCGCAGTTCGCTCACGGTGTCGGCGAGAGCCCTGGCGAAGCCCGTCGCCTCCGTGTTCAGCGTGTTCGGGGTGCGCACCGGGTCGGCCGCCGAGAACGGCACCTTCCACAGCTGCGCGGCCGGCACCGCCGTGAGCAGCTTCCGCCAGAACCGGTCGAAGAGCAGCGCGCCCCGGCTGTCGGTGTCCATGGAGTGGTCCCACGCCTTGAGCGCGGCGCACGCCTGCGTGACGTCGACCGCCTTGCCGTCGCTGCCCGTCGCCGTGCCGCCCGGCAGTGCGGCACACGCGCGGGCCGCGTCGTCCGCCGCGAGGTCACCGGTGGGCACGCGGTTCGCGAACTGCTGCCGCTGGAGGTCCCGCACGGTCAGGTCACCGCGCCCGGCCATGGCCGCCACGTCCTCGACCGCGCCGCGCGTGCGCGGCGAGCGCTGGGTGCCGATCGTGCCGAAGACACGCTCGTAGCCGGTCAGCGGCTTGTCGGCGTTGGCCAGCCAGGCGCTGTCGTTGGAGTTCTCCGCGTAGGGCGCGTCCTTGAGGGTCGGCATCCTGGACGGGCCGAAGATGCCCGGCTGCACGGCGTCGTCGTCCTTCCCCAGCGCGCAGTCGCTCCTCGAACCGTCCAGGACCGCGAGACCGGACGACGGATACGTGACCTTGCCGAGCGCGGTCGAGCAGCGCTGTGCCAGGTCGTCGGTGATCCGGGGGAGGACCTGCGACTGGGTGAACAGCGAATGCCCGCCCGAGTCCGCCGCGATCGTGTTGACCCACGGGAGGCCCTGCGTGCGCTTCAGCGTGTTGAGGACGTCACCGGTACCGCGCGCCTTGCCGAAGCCGAGCGAGGTGTCCGAGCCGCGCAGATTGAGTGAGTTGGGGTCGCCCAGCGCGTACGCCGTGGTGCCGGTCCAGGGCAGCGGGACCTGGGCGCCGAGGGAGTTCACGACGGGGCCGTACCGCGTCCACCACTGGGTGCGGGTCACGGGCGTGCCGTCCAGCACGTCGACGGTCACCGTCCGCTTCGTCATGCGCTCCGGCTCGCCGTCCACCAGGTACGTGGTCGGGTCGGCCGGATCGAGCGTCAGCTGATGCAGGTTGAGGGTCACGCCCGTGGCGACGGTGTGGCTCCACGCCACATGCGCGTTGTGGCCGATGGACACCGTCGGCGAGCCGAGCAACGAGCCGCCGGACACATTGAGTTCACCGGGGATCGTCTGCTGGGACTGCCAGAACCGGCGGCCCCCCTGCCAGGGGTAGTGCGGGTTGCCCAACAGCAGGCCGCGTCCACCGGCCGTCGTGCTGCCGTTGAAGGCCACGGCGTTGGAACCCATGTCGGCCGACTCCGACGCGAAGAGCTCCTGCGCGCCACGCGCGATGTCCGTAGCGCCGGTGGCCTCGGTCGCGCCCGTGGCCGTCGGCGGTTGCGCGGTCGTGATGCCTTCCACGCCGCGCCCCTGGCCGCCGAGGACGGACAGGGCGAAGCTCCGCGCCGCAACGTCCAGGGGAGTCACCTGCCGTACCCAGGCGGCACCCCGGCACGCCGGGTCGGTGATCCGGTTCTTCTTCAGCCAGGCGTTGTATCCGGCCGCCCAGCCCCGCATCAGCTCCTTCACCTCGCGGCCCGGCCCCCGGGGCGCCGGTTCGGCGAGCAGCTTCTCCACGGTTCCGGTGTCCCGCACACCGCGGAAGTACAGGTCGCTGGAGAGGTTCTTCGTGGCGGAGGAGAGCGAGCCGTCCGGTGCCGCGTCGGCGCCGAAGAAGCGGGAGCGTTCGCCGCGTACCGTCACGAATCCGTCGGCGAGCGTGCACACCTGGTCGGCGGCCTGCGCCCATCCGGTGCCGAAGCCGAGATTCGCGTAGTCCTTCGCGACGATGTGCGGAATGCCGTACTCGGTGTACCGGATCACGGCGGACAGACCGCCGTGGGAAGGGTGTTGCCGCTCCGCGGAGCTCTGTGCGGTGGCCGCGGGGAGCGCGGTCGTGGCGGTGAGCAGTGCCGCGGCCACGACGACGAGTCGTCTGAGGCGGGTGCGCATCGTGCCTCCCAACATCCGTGAGGGAAAAGGCGGTCCAACGTCCTTACGAGAAAAGGCGGTTGAGCGTAGCAACGGGTGTGTGCAGCGACGGAGCCTCTGTCGAGATCGCCGTGTCGCCCGAATTCGGCCCGTGCCGCCCGGCTTGACCTGCCGCGTGCACGGACCGAGGATCATGTGTCATGACGCCTGGACACGGCAGCACGGTTGACGGGGTGCTGCGGCGCAGTGCCCGGCGCACCCCGGCCCGCGTCGCGGTCACCTACCGCGAACGCACCTGGACCTACGCCGAACTCGACGAGGCCGTCTCCCGCGCGGCCCAGGTGCTGCACTCCTCGGGGCTCGCCCCGGGCGACCGTGTGGGCGCCTACGGGCACAACTCCGACGCGTACCTCATCGGTTTCCTGGCGTGCGCCCGCGGCGGGCTCGTTCATGTGCCGGTCAACCAGAACCTCACCGGTGACGACCTCGCGTACATCGTCGGCCAGTCGGGCAGCACACTCGTCCTGGCCGACCCGGACCTCGCGGACCGGCTCCCCGACGGCGTCCGGGTGCTGCCGCTGCGGGACGCCGAGGACTCGCTGCTCGCCCGGCTGGAGTCGACACCCGCCTACGACGGGCCCGAGCCGCGCACCGAGGACCTGGTGCAGCTGCTCTACACCTCGGGCACGACGGCACTGCCCAAGGGCGCGATGCTGACCCACCGCGCGCTGGTGCACGAGTACCTGAGCGCGATCACCGCCCTCGACCTGAGCGCGGGCGATCTGCCCGTGCACTCGCTGCCGCTCTACCACTCGGCGCAGATGCACGTGTTCCTGCTGCCGTACCTCGCGGTCGGCGCCCGGAACACCATCATCGACAGTCCCGACGCCGAGCAGCTCTTCGACCTCGTCGAGACCGGCCGCGCGGACAGCCTCTTCGCGCCGCCCACCGTGTGGATCGGCCTGTCGAACCGCCCCGACTTCGAGACCCGCGACCTGAGCGGGCTGCGCAAGGCGTACTACGGGGCATCGATCATGCCGGTGCCCGTGCTGGAACGACTGCGGGCCCGGCTGCCGAAGCTGGCCTTCTACAACTGCTTCGGGCAGAGCGAGATCGGTCCGCTGTCCATGGTTCTCGGGCCGCACGAGCACCGGAAGAAGCGGCTGGACTCCTGCGGGCGTCCGGTGCTCTTCGTGGACGCGCGGGTGGTCGACGAGGACGGCAAGGACGTGCCCGACGGCACCTCCGGTGAGGTCGTCTACCGGTCGCCGCAGCTCTGCGAGGGCTACTGGGACAAGCCCGAGGAGACCGCCGAGGCCTTCCGGGACGGCTGGTTCCACTCCGGCGATCTCGTGGTGCGGGACGCCGAGGGATTCTTCACCGTCGTCGACCGGGTGAAGGACGTCATCAACTCCGGGGGCGTACTGGTCGCTTCACGGCAGGTCGAGGACGCGCTCTACACCCATCCCGAGGTGGCCGAGGTCGCGGTGATCGGCCTGCCGGACGAGCGGTGGATCGAGGCGGTCACCGCGGTGGTCGTGCCCCGTGGCGAGGTCACGGAGGACGAACTGGTCGCCCACGCCCGCGAGAAGCTCGCGCATTTCAAGGCGCCGAAGCGGGTGGTGTTCGTGGACGACCTGCCGCGCAACGCGAGCGGGAAGATCCTCAAGCGGGAGCTGCGGGACCGGTTCGGGGAGGGCTCCCCTGTGGCGGGCCCCTCCCCGGTGACCGATTGACTCACGGGTGACCTAATCTTTGCCGGCGGAATCCTCGCGGGGCTGAACTGAACCCGCTGGTGGGCCGTACCAGTTACGTTACGGCGGTCCGGCCACCCGAGCCTGGTCCGCCCAGTCACCACAGGGTTTCGCACGGAAGGACCTTCGGGTTGTCTAGCACCACGAACTCTCCCCAGTTGCCGGACCTGGACCGGACAACCCCGAAGGAACCCGAGATGCCCGAGGCACTGCCTCCGGCGGACAGCCCGTCCACCGAGCAGGCGGACACGCCCGCCGACGAAACGGCCGCGCCCGCGGGGGCGGCGGACACGCCCGCCGACACGGCGGGCCGACCCGCCGAAGCAGCAGGTGCGCCCACCGAAGAGGCCGGTGCGCCCACCGGGACGGCCGACACGCCCACCGGGACGGCCGATGCGTCCGACGAGATAGCCGGCGCAGGAGCCGAGACTGTGGACGCGTCGACCGGTGGGGCGGTCACGTCGGCTCAGGCCGAGGACGAGGCCACCCTCACTGAGGACCGGGCCGCACCCGCCGGCCAGGCGGCAGCAGCCCAAGACGTGTCAGCGACCCAAGCGGCGGCAGCGGCCGAGAGGGACGAGAAGGCCCCGGGGGGCCAGGAGACCGAAGAGAGCCTGGCGGCCGAAGCGGACCGGGAGCCCGGAGACAGCACGGCGGCCCCGGAGGACCCCGCGCCGGAAAAGGACCCGGCGTCGGAAGCGAGCCCGGCGGCTCAAGGGGATCCGGCGCCGAAAGAGGACCCGGGGACCGATGCGGCG is a genomic window of Streptomyces sp. NBC_00414 containing:
- a CDS encoding penicillin acylase family protein, encoding MRTRLRRLVVVAAALLTATTALPAATAQSSAERQHPSHGGLSAVIRYTEYGIPHIVAKDYANLGFGTGWAQAADQVCTLADGFVTVRGERSRFFGADAAPDGSLSSATKNLSSDLYFRGVRDTGTVEKLLAEPAPRGPGREVKELMRGWAAGYNAWLKKNRITDPACRGAAWVRQVTPLDVAARSFALSVLGGQGRGVEGITTAQPPTATGATEATGATDIARGAQELFASESADMGSNAVAFNGSTTAGGRGLLLGNPHYPWQGGRRFWQSQQTIPGELNVSGGSLLGSPTVSIGHNAHVAWSHTVATGVTLNLHQLTLDPADPTTYLVDGEPERMTKRTVTVDVLDGTPVTRTQWWTRYGPVVNSLGAQVPLPWTGTTAYALGDPNSLNLRGSDTSLGFGKARGTGDVLNTLKRTQGLPWVNTIAADSGGHSLFTQSQVLPRITDDLAQRCSTALGKVTYPSSGLAVLDGSRSDCALGKDDDAVQPGIFGPSRMPTLKDAPYAENSNDSAWLANADKPLTGYERVFGTIGTQRSPRTRGAVEDVAAMAGRGDLTVRDLQRQQFANRVPTGDLAADDAARACAALPGGTATGSDGKAVDVTQACAALKAWDHSMDTDSRGALLFDRFWRKLLTAVPAAQLWKVPFSAADPVRTPNTLNTEATGFARALADTVSELRAAGVALDAKLGANQYVVRGGKRIPVPGGTESLGVWNKVEPVWDATTGAYTEVATGSSYIQAVGWDGSRCPVARTLLTYSQSSNPDSAHFADQTRLFSAEKWVTSRFCEKDIRSSPALRVVRVHQ
- a CDS encoding acyl-CoA synthetase, with amino-acid sequence MTPGHGSTVDGVLRRSARRTPARVAVTYRERTWTYAELDEAVSRAAQVLHSSGLAPGDRVGAYGHNSDAYLIGFLACARGGLVHVPVNQNLTGDDLAYIVGQSGSTLVLADPDLADRLPDGVRVLPLRDAEDSLLARLESTPAYDGPEPRTEDLVQLLYTSGTTALPKGAMLTHRALVHEYLSAITALDLSAGDLPVHSLPLYHSAQMHVFLLPYLAVGARNTIIDSPDAEQLFDLVETGRADSLFAPPTVWIGLSNRPDFETRDLSGLRKAYYGASIMPVPVLERLRARLPKLAFYNCFGQSEIGPLSMVLGPHEHRKKRLDSCGRPVLFVDARVVDEDGKDVPDGTSGEVVYRSPQLCEGYWDKPEETAEAFRDGWFHSGDLVVRDAEGFFTVVDRVKDVINSGGVLVASRQVEDALYTHPEVAEVAVIGLPDERWIEAVTAVVVPRGEVTEDELVAHAREKLAHFKAPKRVVFVDDLPRNASGKILKRELRDRFGEGSPVAGPSPVTD
- a CDS encoding NAD(P)H-dependent flavin oxidoreductase; translation: MQTELSKKLGVEHALFGFTPFPAVAAAISRAGGLGVLGAVRYTDPDELKGDLDWMESHVDGRPYGLDVVMPAKKVEGVTEADVEAMIPEGHRQYVRDTLAKYEVPELDEGEASGWRITGWMEQVARTQLDVAFDYPIKLLANALGSPPADVVERAHEKGVLVAALAGSARHARKHAEAGIDIVVAQGYEGGGHTGEIASMVLTPEVVEAVAPLPVLAAGGIGSGQQMAAALTLGAQGVWLGSIWLTTTEADMHSRALTRKLLAAGSGDTVRSRALTGKPARQLRTEWTDAWEDPNGPGTLPMPLQGLLVAEAVSRIQKHEVEPLLGTPVGQIVGRMNSERSVQEVVDDLTRGFEEAVDRLDRIAGRSHE
- a CDS encoding acyl-CoA synthetase, which translates into the protein MSQPPNGFWSQATADPERIVLVATDGEVWTAGRLHAEANRLVHGLRAAGLERGDSFAVVLPNGVEFLTAHLAASQAGFYLVPVNHHLVGPEIAWIVADSGAKALIAHERFGDAARHAADEAKLPADRRYAVGAAGAASTTGSATAAGSAGSIEGFRPYADLLDGQPGSVPGDRTLGWVMNYTSGTTGRPRGIRRPLPGKLPEETYLGGFLGIFGIKPFDGNVHLVCSPLYHTAVLQFAGASLHIGHRLVLMDKWTPEEMLRLIDTHQCTHTHMVPTQFHRLLALPEHTRAAYDVSSMRHAIHGAAPCPDHVKRAMIEWWGHSVEEYYAASEGGGAFATAEDWLKKPGTVGKAWPISELAVFDDDGNKVPPGELGTVYMKMSTGGFSYHKDETKTRKNRIGDFFTVGDLGYLDEDGYLFLRDRKIDMIISGGVNIYPAEIEAALLTHPAVADAAAFGIPHDDWGEAVKAVVEPAPGFEPGEELAAGILAHCEQQLAGYKRPGSVDFIEAMPRDPNGKLYKRRLRDPYWEGRTRSV